One genomic window of Leptotrichia shahii includes the following:
- a CDS encoding ferritin: MKLNKELEALLNNQINMELAASYQYQAMAAYFDERALEGFSKWMSEQSKEEVEHSNKFYNYVLKRNGKVEFFALDKPKMDFNSIKEVFEATLAHEEAVTASIENIHKLARELGDYGAEVFLNEFAEEQEEEEEQVQKIIDKIVSLDVDNNSATLYLLDKEMGTRE, from the coding sequence ATGAAATTAAATAAAGAACTAGAAGCATTATTAAATAACCAAATAAATATGGAGCTTGCAGCTTCTTATCAATATCAAGCAATGGCTGCATATTTTGATGAAAGAGCATTGGAAGGTTTTTCAAAATGGATGAGTGAACAATCAAAAGAAGAAGTTGAACATTCAAATAAATTTTATAACTACGTATTAAAGAGAAATGGAAAAGTAGAATTTTTTGCATTGGATAAACCTAAAATGGATTTTAACTCAATAAAGGAAGTATTTGAAGCTACACTTGCACATGAAGAAGCAGTAACTGCATCAATTGAAAATATTCATAAACTTGCAAGAGAATTGGGAGATTATGGAGCTGAAGTATTTTTAAATGAATTTGCTGAAGAGCAAGAGGAAGAAGAAGAACAAGTTCAAAAAATAATTGACAAAATAGTTTCTTTAGATGTTGACAATAATAGTGCAACGCTTTATCTATTAGATAAAGAAATGGGAACAAGAGAATAA
- the rplQ gene encoding 50S ribosomal protein L17, whose translation MNHNKSYRKLGRRTDHRLAMLKNMTISLVKHEQIETTVTRAKELRKFAEKAITLGKKYNNSTDTARRVHLRRQAFAFLRNEEAVAKIFNEIAPKYAERNGGYTRIIKTAVRRGDSAELAIIELV comes from the coding sequence ATGAATCATAATAAATCATACAGAAAATTAGGTAGAAGAACAGACCATAGATTAGCTATGCTTAAAAATATGACAATTTCTTTAGTGAAACATGAGCAAATTGAAACAACTGTAACTCGTGCTAAAGAATTAAGAAAATTCGCTGAAAAAGCGATTACTTTAGGAAAAAAATATAATAATTCAACTGATACAGCAAGAAGAGTTCATTTAAGAAGACAGGCTTTTGCATTTTTAAGAAATGAAGAAGCAGTTGCTAAAATCTTTAATGAAATTGCACCTAAATATGCTGAAAGAAACGGTGGTTATACAAGAATCATCAAAACAGCTGTTAGACGTGGTGATTCAGCTGAATTGGCAATTATTGAATTAGTATAA
- a CDS encoding acetyl-CoA carboxylase biotin carboxyl carrier protein, giving the protein MELKDIQELMKVLKKEDIAELKVRYGKIKLTLTNSENTKIVNTVTASPKITEKKKTAKVALPAEEIVKSSNVGKIRLISSKTGTLVKKGQILAKITTMGIDNDVKATVNGILKEVLVADGSAVDFAKELFKIEVS; this is encoded by the coding sequence ATGGAACTTAAGGATATTCAAGAATTAATGAAAGTTCTGAAAAAAGAAGATATAGCAGAACTAAAAGTAAGATATGGAAAAATAAAACTTACTTTAACAAATTCTGAAAATACAAAAATTGTAAATACTGTAACAGCATCACCTAAAATTACAGAAAAGAAAAAAACTGCTAAAGTTGCATTGCCAGCGGAAGAAATTGTTAAATCAAGCAATGTTGGTAAAATAAGGCTAATAAGTTCAAAAACTGGCACTTTAGTTAAAAAAGGACAAATTCTTGCTAAGATTACTACAATGGGAATTGATAATGATGTAAAAGCTACTGTAAACGGGATTTTAAAGGAAGTACTTGTAGCAGATGGTTCAGCAGTTGATTTTGCAAAGGAATTATTTAAAATTGAAGTTAGTTAA
- a CDS encoding Fur family transcriptional regulator: MHIENVGEYLKKNGIKPSIQRMRIFQYLMDNHTHPTVDDIFQNLSPEMPTLSKTTVYNTLNTFVRSNIIQEIIIEENEVRYDVVTENHGHFKCKTCGEIVDFNVDLSKFDLSKLGNVEIDEIHFYIKGVCKKCLEKHN, encoded by the coding sequence ATGCATATAGAAAACGTTGGTGAATATTTAAAGAAAAATGGCATTAAGCCATCAATACAAAGAATGAGAATATTTCAATATTTAATGGATAATCATACACATCCAACAGTTGATGATATTTTTCAAAATTTATCTCCTGAAATGCCTACTTTATCCAAAACTACAGTATATAACACATTAAATACATTCGTCAGAAGTAACATTATTCAAGAAATAATAATTGAAGAAAATGAAGTGAGATATGATGTAGTCACGGAAAATCATGGACATTTCAAATGTAAGACTTGTGGAGAGATAGTGGACTTCAATGTAGATTTATCAAAATTTGATTTATCAAAATTGGGTAATGTAGAAATTGATGAAATACACTTTTATATAAAAGGTGTCTGTAAAAAATGTTTAGAAAAACATAATTAG
- the nadR gene encoding multifunctional transcriptional regulator/nicotinamide-nucleotide adenylyltransferase/ribosylnicotinamide kinase NadR has product MKRVKLLIIKKLCYRKENKLMKKIGIIIGKFFPLHIGHVNFIQRASGIVERLYVVISYSDDSDDLLTSNSRFVKEITPKDRLRFVKQTFKNQPNISSFLMDENHFSQQGENWEEWAETLRREIEKREKLESKAEIDWKNDVIFISNRNEDKEYNLKHFGSETRSIDKNYIEYNVNSKQIRENPSKYWDFLPREVREHLIPIITICGGESSGKSVMIDKLANVFNTTSAWEYGREYVFEKLGGDEESLQYSDYEKIVFGHQSNVLHAARNANKFALIDTDYITTLAFCLTYEKRDNPIVREFVQDYRFDLTILLENNVKWVNDGLRSIGDNDRREKFQNLLKQLYKEYNISYITVKSNSYEKRYLACKHIIKAYLEGSDNFQLQEIADSFV; this is encoded by the coding sequence ATTAAAAGAGTTAAATTATTAATTATCAAAAAATTATGCTATAGAAAGGAAAACAAATTAATGAAAAAAATAGGAATAATTATTGGGAAATTTTTCCCTCTTCACATTGGACATGTAAATTTCATTCAGAGAGCCAGCGGTATAGTAGAAAGATTATATGTTGTCATCTCTTATTCTGATGATTCTGATGATTTGCTTACCTCCAATTCCCGCTTTGTAAAGGAAATTACTCCAAAGGACAGATTACGTTTTGTAAAACAGACATTTAAAAATCAGCCAAATATTTCATCTTTTTTAATGGACGAAAATCATTTTTCACAACAAGGCGAAAACTGGGAAGAATGGGCTGAAACTTTAAGAAGAGAAATTGAAAAAAGAGAGAAACTTGAAAGCAAAGCAGAAATAGACTGGAAAAACGATGTTATTTTTATAAGTAACCGTAATGAAGATAAAGAATATAATTTAAAGCATTTTGGTTCAGAAACAAGATCTATAGACAAAAATTATATTGAATATAATGTAAATTCCAAGCAGATTCGAGAAAATCCAAGTAAATACTGGGATTTTCTGCCACGTGAAGTGAGAGAACATTTAATTCCAATTATTACAATTTGTGGTGGTGAAAGCAGTGGAAAAAGCGTGATGATTGATAAACTTGCAAATGTATTTAATACAACTTCAGCTTGGGAATATGGACGTGAATATGTATTTGAAAAATTAGGTGGCGATGAAGAATCTCTTCAATATTCCGATTATGAAAAAATTGTCTTCGGTCATCAGTCAAATGTGCTACATGCCGCTAGAAATGCCAATAAATTTGCATTAATTGACACAGATTACATTACTACCCTCGCCTTTTGCCTAACTTATGAAAAGCGAGATAATCCAATTGTCCGTGAATTTGTTCAAGATTATAGATTTGATTTGACAATTTTGCTGGAAAATAACGTAAAATGGGTAAATGATGGGCTTCGTTCAATTGGGGACAATGATAGACGGGAAAAATTTCAAAATTTATTAAAACAGCTGTACAAGGAATACAATATCTCTTATATTACAGTAAAATCCAACAGCTATGAAAAGAGATATTTAGCTTGCAAGCATATTATAAAGGCTTATTTAGAGGGTTCTGATAATTTTCAGCTACAGGAAATTGCAGATAGTTTTGTATAA
- the nusB gene encoding transcription antitermination factor NusB encodes MTRRGIREEIFKLLFEYELIDNNIEKRINDVIKEKNLEKEDEIDFLRSYVTDIIANKDILIERIKDVLEGWTYERLGTIEKVLLKISFYEITIEKIGYEIAINEVLEISKKYSYSDTKDFLNGILARLIKNIKEGKSNF; translated from the coding sequence ATGACACGAAGAGGAATTAGAGAAGAAATATTTAAACTACTTTTTGAATATGAGTTAATTGATAATAATATTGAAAAAAGGATAAATGATGTAATTAAAGAAAAAAATTTAGAAAAAGAAGACGAAATTGATTTCTTAAGAAGTTACGTAACTGATATAATTGCAAATAAAGATATTTTGATTGAAAGAATTAAAGATGTGTTGGAAGGCTGGACTTATGAACGTCTTGGAACAATTGAAAAAGTTTTATTAAAAATATCATTTTATGAAATTACTATAGAAAAAATAGGATATGAAATTGCAATTAATGAAGTTTTAGAAATTTCCAAAAAATATTCCTACAGTGATACAAAAGACTTTTTGAATGGGATTTTAGCAAGATTAATAAAAAATATTAAAGAAGGAAAGAGTAACTTCTAA
- the accC gene encoding acetyl-CoA carboxylase biotin carboxylase subunit — MFKKILIANRGEIAVRIIRAARELGVATVAVYSEADKDSLHVRLADEAICIGTASSADSYLKIPNIISAAQITQSEAIHPGYGFLSENQRFAEICDKNGIVFIGPKPELINMMGDKATARETAIKHKVPITKGSDGIVPTLEEAKKVAEWITYPVMIKATAGGGGKGMRIARDEKELAENYIVAQNEAKANFGNPDVYIEKYVEEPRHVEIQIIGDKFGNVVHLGERDCTIQRRHQKLIEESPSAGIDAKTREKMGKFAAKLAKGIGYDSVGTLEFLVDKSMNFYFMEMNTRIQVEHTISEEITGVDLVKEQIRVAAGEKLSISQKDISIKGHVIECRINAEDSENGFLPSSGTLEVYIPSGGIGVRVDSHSYQNYEIPPYYDSMIAKLIVKGKDREEAILRMKRALREFIIEGVDTTIPFHLKVLNNEDFKKGTVYTNFIETHFKEALGK; from the coding sequence ATGTTTAAAAAAATATTAATAGCAAATAGAGGGGAAATTGCCGTTAGGATAATCAGAGCGGCAAGAGAATTGGGAGTTGCAACAGTTGCAGTTTATTCAGAAGCTGATAAGGATTCACTTCACGTAAGATTGGCTGATGAGGCTATTTGCATTGGAACTGCCAGTAGTGCAGATTCATATTTAAAAATACCAAATATTATTTCAGCGGCACAAATTACACAAAGTGAAGCAATCCATCCAGGATACGGTTTTCTATCTGAAAATCAAAGATTTGCCGAAATATGTGACAAAAATGGAATTGTATTTATCGGTCCAAAACCTGAATTAATAAATATGATGGGAGATAAGGCAACTGCAAGGGAAACTGCCATCAAACATAAAGTTCCAATAACAAAGGGATCAGACGGAATTGTACCAACTCTGGAAGAAGCAAAAAAAGTTGCAGAATGGATAACTTATCCTGTTATGATAAAAGCTACTGCCGGTGGTGGTGGAAAAGGAATGAGAATTGCACGTGATGAAAAGGAATTAGCTGAAAATTATATTGTTGCACAAAACGAAGCAAAGGCAAATTTTGGAAATCCAGATGTTTATATTGAAAAATATGTTGAAGAACCAAGACACGTTGAAATTCAAATTATAGGAGATAAATTTGGAAATGTTGTCCATCTTGGTGAAAGAGATTGTACAATTCAAAGAAGGCATCAAAAATTAATCGAAGAATCTCCATCAGCAGGAATTGATGCGAAAACGCGTGAAAAAATGGGGAAATTCGCTGCAAAATTAGCAAAAGGTATTGGTTATGACAGTGTTGGAACATTGGAATTTCTTGTTGATAAAAGTATGAACTTTTATTTTATGGAAATGAATACAAGAATTCAAGTTGAACATACAATAAGTGAGGAAATTACTGGAGTTGATCTGGTAAAAGAACAAATAAGAGTAGCTGCAGGAGAAAAACTAAGTATTTCACAAAAAGATATTAGTATTAAGGGGCATGTAATAGAATGTAGAATAAATGCAGAAGATTCTGAAAACGGATTTTTACCATCTTCAGGAACTTTAGAAGTATACATTCCATCTGGAGGAATTGGAGTAAGAGTTGACTCACATTCCTATCAAAATTATGAAATCCCGCCTTATTATGATTCAATGATAGCAAAACTTATTGTAAAGGGAAAAGATCGTGAAGAAGCTATTTTACGTATGAAGCGTGCCTTAAGGGAATTTATTATAGAAGGTGTGGATACAACTATTCCTTTCCATTTAAAAGTACTTAACAATGAGGACTTTAAAAAAGGAACTGTCTATACAAACTTCATTGAAACTCATTTCAAGGAAGCGCTTGGAAAATAA
- a CDS encoding Asp23/Gls24 family envelope stress response protein, with translation MNELGNVNISQEVVATIAESVVSEIEGVNSLVGGTSKNEIVKFFQNVSSGGKGIEVEVGETECTLDLYIVAKMGYKLPALAGEIQTKVVKAITEMTGLKVQEVNVYIQKIVKDEKKDVVPATVAETAEIEE, from the coding sequence ATGAACGAATTAGGAAATGTAAATATATCACAAGAAGTGGTAGCAACAATCGCAGAATCAGTAGTATCAGAAATCGAAGGAGTAAACAGCCTTGTTGGTGGAACTTCAAAAAATGAAATTGTTAAGTTTTTCCAAAATGTATCTTCAGGTGGAAAAGGAATTGAAGTGGAAGTTGGAGAAACTGAATGTACGTTAGATCTTTACATTGTAGCAAAAATGGGTTACAAGTTGCCAGCATTAGCTGGGGAAATCCAAACAAAAGTAGTAAAAGCAATTACTGAAATGACAGGACTAAAAGTTCAGGAAGTTAATGTATACATTCAAAAAATTGTAAAAGATGAAAAGAAAGATGTAGTTCCAGCTACTGTAGCAGAAACAGCAGAAATTGAAGAATAA
- a CDS encoding subtype B tannase: MKSLDFSKTQKSVEKNEDKKPQTGTPMNKKVITEDMITNKTENGYNLNFDVNKNYTIKTATVNGKTITYRAYENIVYVAKPVDIAYQTINIYIPEEYFKNKSVGKYNAKSAPIFFPNTVGGYMPGAAGVPGNGRDGKPDASLVALSNGYVVASPGARGRTLEKDGKYTGKAPAVIIDLKAAVRYLRYNDDKMPGRADRIISNGTSAGGAVSALLGATGNSKDYEPYLKEIGALKARDDIYAVSAYCPITNLENPNTAYKWMFNNVKTYKKIEISMLDYNVERKYTEGTLTDDEILRSNDLKKMFPDYVNSLKLKDKNGKLLTLDENGNGSFKEQIKQYYIDSANTALKKGTDLSEFEFLTIKNGKVVDLDYDKYIAYMGRQKTPGAFDNVDLSTGENNEFGDETTNNKHFTQYMLEHSTVNGTMADKKIIKMMNPMNYIGSSKVKYWRIRHGAIDKDTSLAIPAILAIKLENLGKKVDFASPWATPHSGDYDLTKLFGWIDKVVAEGR; encoded by the coding sequence ATGAAAAGTTTAGATTTTAGCAAAACTCAAAAAAGTGTAGAAAAGAATGAAGATAAAAAACCACAAACAGGAACACCTATGAATAAAAAAGTAATAACCGAAGATATGATAACAAATAAAACAGAAAACGGTTATAATTTAAATTTTGATGTAAATAAAAATTATACGATAAAAACAGCAACTGTTAATGGAAAAACCATTACTTATCGTGCCTATGAAAATATAGTTTATGTAGCAAAACCAGTTGATATTGCATATCAAACTATAAATATCTATATTCCAGAAGAATATTTTAAAAATAAATCAGTTGGAAAATACAATGCAAAAAGTGCACCAATATTTTTCCCAAATACAGTTGGAGGATATATGCCCGGAGCAGCTGGAGTACCTGGAAATGGAAGAGATGGAAAACCTGACGCTTCATTAGTTGCATTATCAAATGGATATGTTGTGGCAAGTCCTGGAGCTAGAGGTAGAACTTTGGAAAAAGATGGGAAATATACAGGAAAGGCACCTGCTGTAATTATAGATTTGAAAGCAGCTGTTAGATATTTGCGTTATAATGATGATAAAATGCCTGGTAGAGCTGACAGAATTATTTCTAATGGGACAAGTGCTGGAGGAGCAGTTTCAGCTCTGTTAGGTGCAACTGGGAATAGCAAGGATTACGAGCCTTATTTGAAGGAAATCGGAGCATTGAAGGCTAGAGATGATATTTATGCTGTATCAGCTTATTGTCCAATAACGAATTTAGAAAATCCAAATACAGCTTATAAGTGGATGTTTAATAATGTGAAAACTTATAAAAAGATAGAAATTTCAATGCTAGATTACAATGTGGAAAGAAAATATACTGAGGGTACGTTGACTGATGATGAAATTTTACGTTCAAATGATTTGAAAAAAATGTTCCCTGATTATGTCAATAGCTTGAAATTAAAGGATAAAAATGGGAAACTTTTGACATTGGATGAGAATGGGAATGGAAGTTTTAAAGAGCAGATTAAGCAATATTATATTGATTCTGCAAATACGGCTTTGAAAAAAGGGACTGATTTGTCAGAGTTTGAATTTTTAACCATAAAAAATGGGAAAGTTGTGGATTTGGATTATGATAAATACATAGCTTATATGGGAAGGCAGAAAACGCCTGGAGCCTTTGATAATGTTGATTTGTCAACAGGAGAAAATAATGAATTTGGAGATGAAACTACAAATAATAAGCATTTTACACAGTATATGCTAGAACATTCGACAGTAAATGGAACAATGGCTGATAAAAAAATTATAAAAATGATGAATCCAATGAACTATATTGGAAGTTCAAAAGTAAAATATTGGAGAATAAGACATGGTGCAATTGATAAAGATACTTCACTTGCAATACCTGCGATACTTGCCATAAAATTGGAAAATCTTGGGAAAAAAGTTGATTTTGCATCACCTTGGGCAACTCCACATTCGGGGGATTATGATTTGACAAAATTGTTTGGCTGGATAGATAAAGTTGTGGCAGAAGGAAGATAA
- the amaP gene encoding alkaline shock response membrane anchor protein AmaP: MIVYIKLMIAILGFLARLSVVLGFIGIAFSSISDTLFRTDYLGQLDSLIDLNSLNFKILIGLLSIIYLVIFLLSYIDKLTKYSQNRKVKNKNGEIEVSIKTINETSKSFLSRLEIIKNSKVKSYPRGKAVVIEATVDTYNVDNLNEKLADIQNKLSEYIFHSTGITVKKSIVKLKKVLGETIVEKKIIDSSAVQKKSNKEQEKIKEKLEIEAKRSNDDENERNNNTKIETSPSGKEN, translated from the coding sequence TTGATAGTTTATATTAAATTAATGATTGCAATATTGGGATTTTTAGCAAGATTATCTGTTGTACTTGGATTTATCGGTATTGCATTTTCAAGTATATCAGATACTCTGTTTAGAACTGATTACTTAGGACAGCTTGATAGTTTAATAGATTTAAACAGTCTAAATTTTAAAATTTTAATCGGACTGTTATCGATAATTTATTTAGTCATATTTTTGCTTTCTTACATTGATAAACTTACAAAATATTCTCAAAATAGGAAAGTAAAAAATAAAAATGGGGAAATCGAAGTTTCTATAAAAACAATAAATGAAACATCAAAAAGTTTTTTAAGCAGACTGGAAATTATAAAAAATTCAAAAGTAAAATCATATCCAAGAGGAAAAGCAGTTGTCATCGAAGCTACTGTTGATACTTATAACGTTGATAACTTAAATGAAAAATTAGCAGATATTCAAAACAAATTATCCGAATACATTTTCCATTCTACTGGAATTACTGTAAAAAAAAGTATAGTTAAATTAAAAAAAGTTTTAGGCGAAACAATTGTTGAGAAAAAAATCATTGATTCTTCGGCTGTTCAAAAGAAATCTAATAAAGAACAAGAAAAAATAAAGGAAAAATTAGAAATTGAAGCAAAAAGAAGCAATGATGATGAAAATGAAAGAAATAATAATACAAAAATTGAAACTTCCCCATCTGGAAAGGAAAATTAA
- a CDS encoding sensor histidine kinase, which yields MKLKNRQIKDMKYRNKIVVKLLSYFGVSLFLFSVVVGSIFGYIYIQNTVAMHKKNLEERAYKISETLSKIWFEDEIRNEKSPDKNLYAGGKRRPENPEGDRNKFPHRENTKIVGNIKGKIFENNIIEVIRKDEDERKPEEKNIILEKNLKKNENNRNVKDRKNNMPPEEEYFHRHRIVDEKDNNIKIFRSMRMIENLAMGEVWIVDAKTGNIVQGRSEKTQSLSYLKLPPNAENTIKRALAGETITTENFNDYLNENSITVAVPIKNRETIEGVVLLHSPVKYMSSALKSGIYTLVFSILAALILAGISAVWLSISFTKPLNKIRNTTLKLAHGNYEVTVDVDQEDEIGELAKSIDKLALQLDKSSKESERFEKMRQNFIANISHELRTPITVIRGSMEAICDGIINKPEQLKEYNEQILSDSIHLQRLVNDLIDLTKLQNTDFSINKSTIDLSEIVNDAVRSMKQISNKKNIKINFFENKSNHEMGSYLFTGDYQRIRQMIIIILDNAIKFSSKDQKIDIYLRKIDEKYELKICDYGKGINPENIGEIFNRYHKSNTEENKNGMGLGLAIAKEIAIRHNIEIAAESTPDVQTVFTFLIPFSE from the coding sequence GTGAAATTAAAAAATAGACAGATAAAAGATATGAAATATAGGAATAAAATAGTTGTAAAACTGCTTTCATATTTTGGAGTATCACTTTTTTTATTTTCAGTTGTAGTAGGAAGTATTTTTGGGTATATCTATATTCAAAATACAGTTGCGATGCATAAAAAAAATTTGGAGGAAAGGGCTTATAAAATTTCAGAAACTTTATCTAAAATATGGTTTGAGGATGAAATTAGGAATGAGAAAAGTCCAGATAAAAATTTGTATGCAGGCGGAAAGAGAAGACCTGAAAATCCTGAAGGAGATAGAAATAAATTTCCACATAGGGAAAATACTAAAATTGTGGGAAATATAAAGGGAAAAATTTTTGAAAATAATATTATTGAAGTTATACGAAAAGATGAGGATGAAAGGAAGCCTGAAGAAAAAAATATAATTTTGGAAAAAAATTTAAAAAAAAATGAAAATAACAGAAATGTAAAAGATAGAAAAAATAATATGCCACCTGAAGAAGAATATTTTCATAGGCATAGAATTGTAGATGAAAAAGATAATAATATTAAAATTTTTAGAAGTATGAGAATGATTGAAAATCTTGCAATGGGAGAAGTCTGGATAGTAGATGCGAAAACAGGAAATATTGTTCAAGGAAGAAGTGAAAAAACTCAGTCGCTCTCGTATTTAAAGTTGCCACCAAATGCTGAAAATACTATAAAAAGGGCACTCGCAGGAGAAACAATTACAACAGAAAATTTTAATGATTACTTAAACGAAAATTCAATTACAGTAGCAGTTCCAATAAAAAATAGAGAAACAATTGAAGGGGTGGTACTGCTTCATTCTCCAGTAAAATATATGTCTTCGGCATTAAAAAGTGGTATTTATACACTTGTTTTTAGTATTTTAGCTGCATTAATCCTTGCGGGTATCAGTGCTGTTTGGCTTTCTATCAGCTTTACAAAGCCACTTAACAAGATTAGAAATACTACACTTAAACTGGCACATGGAAATTATGAAGTGACAGTAGATGTGGATCAAGAGGATGAAATCGGAGAACTTGCAAAAAGCATTGATAAACTGGCACTTCAGCTGGATAAAAGCTCCAAGGAAAGTGAACGGTTTGAAAAGATGCGGCAAAATTTTATTGCAAATATTTCTCATGAATTACGAACTCCAATTACTGTGATTCGGGGTTCGATGGAAGCTATTTGTGATGGAATTATTAATAAACCTGAGCAATTAAAAGAATACAATGAGCAGATTTTATCAGACAGTATTCATTTACAAAGGCTAGTTAACGATTTGATTGATTTGACAAAACTTCAGAATACTGATTTTTCTATTAACAAAAGTACAATTGATTTATCTGAAATTGTGAATGATGCGGTTAGAAGCATGAAACAGATTTCAAATAAAAAAAATATAAAAATTAATTTTTTTGAAAATAAAAGCAATCACGAAATGGGAAGTTATCTTTTTACTGGAGATTATCAGAGAATTAGACAAATGATAATAATTATTTTGGATAATGCGATAAAATTTTCAAGCAAGGATCAGAAAATTGATATTTATTTAAGAAAAATAGATGAAAAATATGAACTTAAGATTTGTGATTATGGAAAAGGGATAAATCCTGAAAATATTGGGGAAATTTTTAATCGTTATCATAAGTCAAATACAGAAGAAAATAAAAACGGAATGGGACTAGGGCTTGCAATTGCAAAGGAAATTGCTATACGGCATAATATTGAGATTGCGGCGGAAAGTACGCCTGATGTGCAAACAGTTTTTACTTTTTTGATTCCTTTTAGCGAATGA